From the genome of Silurus meridionalis isolate SWU-2019-XX chromosome 12, ASM1480568v1, whole genome shotgun sequence, one region includes:
- the lipt2 gene encoding putative lipoyltransferase 2, mitochondrial isoform X1, with product MVDMLAKNALNHSLIDINVALSRAEFKAVISSEVGKRWQEVWNSGTNGRHLFLIQGTVGKERKRLGNRRKDVIVTRLRIGHAALNSDLFRIVYYQVRQQKVEVCKSNIMMSPGKPTVKIVNLGRVAYHSALQIQQQYIRQHFDSSSQTPNTLLLCEHDPVYTTGIRRAPYPAKEEQRLKDLGAEFFRTNRGGLITFHGPGQMVCYPILNLGCFKKSVRWYVHKLEETVITMCSKFGIEASTSPDTGVWVGNNKICAIGIHCGRYITSHGLGLNCNTDMSWFDHIVPCGIKGKGVTSLNQELGRDVTIEEAAPVLLQAFSEQFNCTLCKADLLQNH from the exons ATGGTGGACATGCTAGCAAAGAACGCACTGAATCATTCCCTGATAGACATCAATGTAGCGTTGAGTAGAGCTGAATTCAAGGCAGTGATCTCATCTGAAGTGGGTAAAAGATGGCAGGAAGTATGGAACAGTGGGACAAATGGAAGACATCTTTTCCTGATCCAGGGGACTGTtgggaaagagaggaaaagattgGGAAATAGGAGGAAGGATGTTATCGTCACACGGCTAAGAATTGGACACGCTGCATTAAACAGTGACCTCTTTAGAATAG TATATTATCAGGTCAGACAGCAGAAGGTGGAGGTCTGCAAGTCTAATATCATGATGTCGCCTGGAAAACCCACAGTCAAAATTGTGAACTTGGGAAGAGTTGCTTACCACAGTGCCTTACAGATCCAGCAACAATATATCAGACAACATTTTGATTCTTCAAGCCAAACTCCAAACACACTACTCTTGTGTGAACATGATCCTGTTTATACAACTGGCATTCGGAGAGCCCCGTATCCTGCTAAAGAGGAGCAGAGACTCAAGGATTTGGGTGCAGAATTCTTTCGGACAAATCGTGGAGGCCTTATAACCTTTCATGGGCCAGGACAGATGGTTTGTTATCCTATTCTTAACCTGGGCTGCTTTAAGAAGAGTGTGAGGTGGTATGTGCATAAACTGGAAGAAACTGTGATTACGATGTGTAGCAAGTTTGGAATTGAAGCCTCCACCTCACCAGACACTGGTGTCTGGGTTGGAAATAACAAAATATGTGCAATTG GTATTCACTGTGGTAGATACATCACTTCTCATGGTTTGGGACTGAACTGTAACACTGACATGAGCTGGTTTGATCACATTGTGCCATGTGGAATTAAGGGAAAAGGAGTCACCTCACTGAACCAAGAGCTCGGCCGGGATGTCACGATTGAAGAGGCAGCACCAGTGTTACTACAGGCTTTTAGTGAACAGTTCAACTGCACTCTGTGTAAAGCTGACCTTCTGCAAAATCACTGA
- the lipt2 gene encoding putative lipoyltransferase 2, mitochondrial isoform X2, protein MMSPGKPTVKIVNLGRVAYHSALQIQQQYIRQHFDSSSQTPNTLLLCEHDPVYTTGIRRAPYPAKEEQRLKDLGAEFFRTNRGGLITFHGPGQMVCYPILNLGCFKKSVRWYVHKLEETVITMCSKFGIEASTSPDTGVWVGNNKICAIGIHCGRYITSHGLGLNCNTDMSWFDHIVPCGIKGKGVTSLNQELGRDVTIEEAAPVLLQAFSEQFNCTLCKADLLQNH, encoded by the exons ATGATGTCGCCTGGAAAACCCACAGTCAAAATTGTGAACTTGGGAAGAGTTGCTTACCACAGTGCCTTACAGATCCAGCAACAATATATCAGACAACATTTTGATTCTTCAAGCCAAACTCCAAACACACTACTCTTGTGTGAACATGATCCTGTTTATACAACTGGCATTCGGAGAGCCCCGTATCCTGCTAAAGAGGAGCAGAGACTCAAGGATTTGGGTGCAGAATTCTTTCGGACAAATCGTGGAGGCCTTATAACCTTTCATGGGCCAGGACAGATGGTTTGTTATCCTATTCTTAACCTGGGCTGCTTTAAGAAGAGTGTGAGGTGGTATGTGCATAAACTGGAAGAAACTGTGATTACGATGTGTAGCAAGTTTGGAATTGAAGCCTCCACCTCACCAGACACTGGTGTCTGGGTTGGAAATAACAAAATATGTGCAATTG GTATTCACTGTGGTAGATACATCACTTCTCATGGTTTGGGACTGAACTGTAACACTGACATGAGCTGGTTTGATCACATTGTGCCATGTGGAATTAAGGGAAAAGGAGTCACCTCACTGAACCAAGAGCTCGGCCGGGATGTCACGATTGAAGAGGCAGCACCAGTGTTACTACAGGCTTTTAGTGAACAGTTCAACTGCACTCTGTGTAAAGCTGACCTTCTGCAAAATCACTGA